The Aureitalea marina genome includes a window with the following:
- a CDS encoding transglutaminase domain-containing protein, whose translation MRSLLIVLLLLLCFKGQAQKFKTDLIQDDEVRMTTDPDFPDASAVILFKEVITSVTSHVEVYQRIKILNEDGLDYGTISIPYPEPYKIRGKIHNWNGTAVETIELEKEFIFEEEVIDGVEFVTLTFPKVQSGSVIELSYRSKYGTTADIDLQHDIPVKRIRVEAVNGSGAKLKLVQNPMAYVRTKRTNNDNATVIKAENLPALEYESHVYNMELYRAKLKFVFTGYVRYSGNFTWNGIVRNLYKDHGFNPHLRPNRVYQETLTELLGNEKDTLAQAKLVYDYVQSTINWNDYIGYYPDNGTRKTFKDQEGDLADINILLVSMLRSLGITAYPVVTSTKNNGLHITPSPEAFNYLIACAEINGEKHLLDAANEEASFEFLPEVLLNGWGRAVDEDRIGSTIDLTHPKTSSETLLIKASLDDDLVVSGQVDGRCTGYLAFSLNQYIEDRGEISIENLVDFDRGDVEAHDLEFDANEVAYDLTSFKYQFEMEDLVETIGQEVYISPFLFFDLQQNPFDAEERRFPIDFGFPKKLTRRVTITIPEGYKVKSVPDAVRFKMNNDRGAYYFQAQEYANTLQIVFTHEIRNSMIPTLEYPDLQEFYNRRMAVEDQRIVLIKTQ comes from the coding sequence ATGCGCTCCTTACTGATCGTATTGTTACTGTTGTTGTGCTTTAAAGGCCAGGCTCAAAAGTTTAAGACTGACCTCATTCAGGATGATGAGGTTCGGATGACCACAGATCCCGATTTCCCCGATGCTTCGGCTGTCATCCTCTTCAAAGAGGTCATTACCAGCGTCACCTCTCACGTCGAAGTCTATCAGCGGATCAAGATATTGAATGAAGATGGCCTGGATTACGGAACCATCAGTATACCTTATCCGGAACCCTATAAGATCAGGGGGAAGATCCACAACTGGAACGGTACAGCAGTAGAGACCATCGAATTGGAAAAGGAATTCATCTTTGAAGAGGAGGTAATCGATGGGGTCGAATTTGTTACCCTGACCTTTCCCAAAGTACAGAGTGGCAGTGTGATCGAACTGAGTTACCGTTCCAAGTACGGGACCACCGCCGACATCGACCTGCAGCATGACATACCCGTTAAGAGAATAAGAGTAGAAGCGGTCAACGGTTCCGGGGCCAAACTCAAACTGGTACAAAACCCCATGGCCTATGTGCGTACCAAGCGGACTAACAACGACAACGCCACCGTGATAAAAGCCGAAAATCTTCCGGCATTAGAGTATGAGTCGCACGTCTACAATATGGAACTGTACCGGGCCAAATTGAAGTTTGTGTTTACTGGTTATGTGCGCTATTCTGGAAATTTTACGTGGAACGGTATCGTGAGAAACCTATACAAGGATCACGGATTTAACCCTCATCTACGCCCAAATCGGGTATACCAAGAAACCCTGACGGAACTCCTGGGCAATGAGAAGGATACACTTGCGCAGGCAAAATTGGTTTACGATTATGTCCAATCCACTATAAATTGGAACGATTATATTGGTTACTATCCGGATAACGGCACCAGAAAGACCTTTAAGGATCAGGAAGGAGACCTGGCAGATATCAATATCTTACTGGTTTCCATGCTGCGTAGCCTCGGAATCACGGCTTATCCAGTGGTTACCTCCACCAAGAACAATGGTTTGCATATAACACCCAGCCCCGAAGCATTCAACTATCTGATTGCTTGTGCCGAGATCAATGGTGAAAAGCACCTATTAGATGCGGCCAATGAAGAAGCTTCCTTTGAATTCCTCCCGGAGGTGCTGCTCAACGGATGGGGCCGGGCCGTAGACGAAGATAGGATCGGAAGTACCATTGACCTCACACATCCAAAAACCTCCTCTGAAACCTTACTGATCAAAGCCAGCTTAGATGATGACCTGGTGGTTAGCGGACAGGTTGATGGACGGTGTACCGGATATTTGGCATTTAGTCTAAATCAATACATAGAGGACAGGGGTGAGATTTCCATAGAGAACCTGGTTGATTTTGATCGCGGTGACGTAGAAGCACACGATCTCGAATTTGATGCCAATGAGGTGGCTTACGATCTCACATCCTTTAAGTATCAGTTTGAAATGGAAGACCTGGTAGAGACCATTGGGCAGGAGGTTTACATCAGCCCATTTCTCTTCTTTGACCTCCAGCAAAATCCTTTCGATGCCGAGGAACGCCGATTCCCCATCGACTTTGGATTTCCTAAAAAACTGACCAGAAGAGTGACCATAACCATTCCGGAAGGTTACAAGGTAAAATCGGTTCCGGATGCTGTAAGATTTAAGATGAACAACGACCGCGGGGCATATTACTTCCAGGCTCAGGAATACGCAAACACCCTGCAAATTGTCTTTACTCACGAAATCCGAAATTCCATGATTCCTACCCTGGAATACCCTGATCTGCAGGAGTTTTATAACCGCCGTATGGCGGTTGAGGATCAGCGGATCGTCCTAATCAAAACACAATAA
- a CDS encoding DUF3857 domain-containing protein — protein MNKKNLVPTLVFCLIGYLTLNAQEYKFGKVDDETVLNYTYAQDTTASAVVLLEDRETYFNYEHPEGWVVVTDIHQRIKVLNTDGLDYATTSFVLYKSGGDRERIRTMKGYSFSPDNGKVVKEKLRNNGIFENKLNDNYTETTVTFPNVKVGSVVDLEYSIVSPFWEIEDLVIQQDIPVAHYRASVRTPGYFKYKRIVRGNVNISPNEYTRRRNMNIAYESGTKSNLTQATKTSNIQIEESVSEYDFKHIPALKEEPFVDNIDNYRFLVTYELAQVENADGTKKSYATSWEEVVKSIYDSKYFGDQLARKGYLKELVAQIKSEHTGALDRAAAAFDAIQKHMTWNGDYSKFSRNISQAYKEKTGSSGDINLMLVALMRELGLSASPVLVSTRSHGIPVFATVDGFNYVIAAVNINDQRFLMDATEKWSIPNVLPPRILNWYGTIVRESGTSSQISLYPEQISKRNYILNVELLEDGTIEGAQRGNSTLLDALSYRIEYSSTPKEQLEEDILDRFGLTEIEELEVKDLKDRTKPVTSSFHFVKEDAVEFIGNDIYLTPMFWLAMDSNPFTRDTRNFPVDYNYPFSHRKIVNIKIPEGYQVSSMPESVSISLPDGMGSFKYRISESSGTIGIQCSFEINQSVIPAFKYADLKEFYNQRLSKEMEQVVLSPI, from the coding sequence ATGAACAAGAAGAACTTAGTTCCCACATTAGTATTTTGCTTGATCGGCTATCTGACGCTCAACGCCCAGGAGTACAAATTCGGAAAGGTAGATGACGAAACCGTTCTCAATTATACTTATGCCCAGGATACAACGGCCAGTGCCGTTGTCCTTCTGGAAGATCGCGAAACCTATTTCAACTACGAACATCCGGAAGGTTGGGTAGTGGTAACGGATATTCATCAGCGCATTAAGGTCCTGAATACAGATGGACTGGACTATGCCACCACTTCTTTTGTGTTATATAAGTCTGGTGGTGACAGGGAGCGTATAAGGACCATGAAGGGATATAGTTTTAGCCCGGACAATGGAAAGGTGGTCAAAGAGAAACTCAGGAACAATGGGATCTTTGAAAATAAACTGAACGATAACTACACCGAGACTACAGTCACCTTTCCCAATGTGAAAGTAGGTTCTGTGGTCGATCTGGAATACTCTATTGTTTCCCCATTCTGGGAGATTGAAGACCTGGTGATCCAACAAGACATCCCGGTAGCTCATTACAGGGCCTCTGTACGAACCCCCGGTTACTTTAAATACAAGCGGATCGTCCGCGGAAATGTCAATATCAGCCCGAATGAGTACACGAGAAGGCGGAACATGAACATAGCTTATGAGTCCGGTACCAAGAGCAATTTGACCCAGGCGACCAAGACGAGTAACATTCAGATCGAGGAATCGGTGAGTGAATACGATTTTAAACACATTCCTGCACTCAAAGAGGAGCCTTTTGTAGACAATATCGATAACTATCGGTTTTTGGTGACCTACGAACTGGCCCAGGTAGAGAATGCCGACGGAACCAAGAAGAGTTATGCTACATCCTGGGAAGAAGTAGTTAAAAGCATTTACGATTCAAAGTATTTTGGCGACCAGTTGGCTCGGAAAGGGTACCTCAAAGAACTGGTAGCTCAAATTAAATCCGAGCACACCGGTGCACTCGATCGGGCAGCCGCCGCCTTTGATGCCATTCAAAAACATATGACCTGGAATGGAGATTACTCCAAGTTTTCACGCAACATTTCGCAGGCATATAAGGAGAAGACGGGCAGTTCTGGCGATATTAATCTTATGCTGGTGGCCCTAATGCGTGAGTTAGGATTGAGTGCCAGCCCGGTATTGGTCAGTACACGGTCCCATGGGATCCCGGTATTTGCCACCGTGGACGGATTCAATTATGTGATCGCAGCGGTGAACATAAATGATCAACGTTTCTTAATGGATGCTACGGAGAAATGGAGTATCCCCAATGTATTACCTCCTCGGATCCTCAACTGGTACGGTACCATTGTGCGGGAAAGTGGGACTTCAAGCCAGATCTCCCTTTACCCGGAGCAAATATCCAAGCGCAACTACATCTTGAATGTGGAACTACTTGAGGACGGAACTATAGAGGGTGCACAACGAGGAAACAGTACTTTGTTGGATGCCTTGAGCTACAGAATAGAGTACAGTTCCACTCCCAAGGAACAGTTGGAGGAGGACATTCTGGATCGTTTCGGATTGACCGAGATCGAGGAATTGGAGGTCAAGGATTTGAAGGACCGCACTAAACCTGTAACCAGTTCATTTCATTTTGTAAAAGAAGATGCTGTGGAGTTTATCGGCAATGACATTTATTTGACCCCTATGTTCTGGTTAGCCATGGACAGCAATCCATTTACAAGGGATACTCGAAATTTTCCTGTTGACTATAATTACCCATTTAGTCATAGGAAGATCGTGAATATTAAGATACCGGAAGGCTACCAGGTGAGCTCGATGCCTGAGTCGGTCAGTATTTCTCTGCCTGATGGAATGGGATCGTTCAAGTATCGAATTTCTGAATCTTCCGGGACCATTGGGATACAGTGTAGTTTTGAGATCAATCAATCCGTTATCCCGGCCTTCAAATATGCCGATCTGAAAGAGTTCTACAATCAACGTTTGTCCAAAGAGATGGAGCAAGTAGTGTTATCTCCAATATAA
- a CDS encoding transglutaminase domain-containing protein translates to MKKLKVLIVVLIVCTSPFLAQNKEYGKVSLLEVASKQDAEFPEADAVVLSRRVVAYIGNYVEVQERIKIYNKDAFDYATVHVPYPDATKLKASTYNLVNNEIVATNLDDDLVFTDEVVKGVDLKKFTFPDVKAGSVLEYTYRSPNGTTSNINLQYGIPIKDLEVKVTNKMQIGFEVIQNPRAFLLMNRKEEGKSTYFTAQNVQPLKSESYVYDMDLYRSFLKINLTAVGTYMDVSDWRSLAGSIASDRGFTRHITARQLSKEEISAILDGETDPVKKAEKIYWYVKNNTAWNDSYDVFPEQSGKQLLKGEEGTMADINALLISALRDADLEAQPVLLSTRLNGIPLSPSVEAFNAMVAGVQIGEQVRLYDAAVSRSTVNYLDLGLVNWKGMYVDLDDRVFKWVEIPLPSRTARTVMGQIEIQDDGLLTGQVQERNSGYLSVGLRDEWENDGVADQVDRLSFNANDAEIFDITAKSDNPEITDQRFSFEWEEGVEEVGGKLYVDPLLFYTLNSNPFTAETRQFPIDFGFAQKQQITMTMKIPEGYQVESVPEPLQAVLPEKMGSYVFQVTPKGQQVVVRAIFKIDQPLVSFDRYELIKEFFRVRVAKETEKIVLSKP, encoded by the coding sequence ATGAAAAAATTGAAGGTTCTGATTGTTGTACTTATTGTTTGCACCAGCCCGTTCTTAGCTCAAAACAAAGAATATGGTAAAGTTTCACTTTTGGAGGTAGCCTCTAAGCAAGATGCGGAGTTCCCTGAGGCGGACGCCGTTGTCCTGTCGAGGAGGGTAGTGGCCTATATTGGTAATTATGTAGAGGTCCAGGAGCGGATCAAGATCTACAATAAGGACGCTTTTGACTATGCAACTGTACATGTACCTTATCCTGATGCCACCAAGCTCAAAGCGTCTACCTATAATCTGGTAAACAACGAGATAGTTGCTACCAATTTGGACGACGACCTGGTCTTTACCGATGAGGTTGTCAAAGGAGTGGATCTGAAAAAATTCACCTTCCCGGATGTCAAAGCAGGATCGGTTCTAGAGTACACCTACCGAAGTCCCAATGGAACCACTTCCAATATCAACTTACAGTACGGTATCCCTATCAAGGACCTGGAAGTAAAGGTGACCAATAAGATGCAGATAGGGTTCGAAGTGATTCAGAATCCAAGAGCTTTTCTATTGATGAATAGAAAGGAGGAAGGGAAGTCTACTTACTTCACAGCCCAGAATGTGCAACCCCTAAAATCTGAGAGTTATGTCTACGACATGGATCTTTACCGGTCGTTCTTGAAGATCAACCTAACCGCTGTAGGCACCTATATGGATGTGAGCGACTGGAGGTCTTTGGCCGGAAGTATTGCGTCAGATCGAGGCTTTACCCGTCATATCACTGCTCGCCAATTGTCAAAGGAAGAGATTTCTGCCATTCTTGATGGTGAAACAGACCCTGTGAAGAAAGCCGAAAAGATCTACTGGTATGTCAAGAACAACACCGCTTGGAACGACTCTTACGATGTCTTCCCAGAACAGTCCGGAAAGCAACTGCTCAAAGGCGAAGAGGGAACCATGGCCGATATCAATGCCTTGTTGATCAGTGCCCTGCGTGATGCCGATCTGGAAGCCCAGCCAGTACTGTTGTCGACCCGCTTGAACGGAATTCCGCTCTCACCTAGTGTGGAAGCCTTCAATGCTATGGTGGCAGGAGTGCAGATAGGTGAGCAAGTTCGACTGTACGACGCGGCAGTTTCCCGTTCTACGGTCAACTATTTGGATCTGGGTCTGGTCAATTGGAAAGGAATGTATGTGGATCTGGACGATCGGGTATTTAAATGGGTAGAGATCCCCTTACCCAGTCGAACAGCTCGCACGGTTATGGGGCAGATCGAAATTCAAGATGATGGATTGCTCACCGGACAAGTCCAGGAGAGAAATTCGGGCTATTTGTCGGTCGGCCTCCGAGACGAATGGGAGAATGATGGGGTAGCAGACCAGGTGGACCGCCTGTCGTTTAATGCAAATGATGCGGAGATCTTCGATATTACTGCCAAATCTGACAATCCTGAAATTACCGATCAACGGTTTAGTTTTGAATGGGAAGAAGGTGTCGAAGAGGTTGGAGGCAAATTGTATGTGGATCCTTTACTATTTTATACGCTCAACAGCAATCCATTTACCGCAGAAACCCGTCAATTTCCCATCGATTTTGGATTTGCTCAAAAACAGCAGATCACCATGACCATGAAAATTCCGGAGGGGTATCAGGTGGAATCTGTACCCGAGCCACTACAGGCCGTTTTACCGGAAAAGATGGGTTCTTATGTGTTCCAGGTAACGCCTAAAGGACAGCAGGTTGTGGTCCGGGCCATTTTCAAAATCGACCAGCCCTTAGTATCTTTCGACCGCTACGAATTGATCAAGGAATTTTTTCGTGTCCGGGTAGCCAAGGAAACGGAGAAGATCGTATTGTCCAAACCATAA
- a CDS encoding nucleotide pyrophosphohydrolase yields MDLKHAQLVVDQWIKEHGVRYFNELTNMAQLTEEVGEVARIIARRYGEQSEKESDKDKDLGEELADVVFVVLCLANQTGVDLQAAFDSKMDKKTKRDHDRHHNNEKLR; encoded by the coding sequence ATGGATCTAAAACACGCACAACTGGTCGTAGATCAATGGATCAAGGAACACGGGGTTCGTTACTTCAACGAACTGACCAATATGGCCCAGTTGACCGAAGAAGTGGGAGAGGTTGCCCGTATCATTGCCCGTCGGTATGGGGAACAAAGCGAGAAAGAGTCGGACAAGGATAAGGATCTGGGTGAGGAACTGGCCGATGTGGTCTTTGTGGTCCTTTGCCTGGCCAATCAGACAGGTGTCGATCTGCAGGCGGCCTTTGACAGTAAGATGGATAAAAAGACCAAACGGGATCACGACAGGCACCACAACAATGAAAAACTCCGCTAA